The DNA window GTGTCAGCGGCGAGCGCGGCGATCTTCTGTTCGCCCTGAATACCCCAGAGGTGTGCGTTGCCGTTCTCGTCGGCTCGCTGGGCTCTGACGACGGTCACGTCCGGCTCGATCGGCGCGACGGCGTAGACGTAATCGTCGTCGAAGGGACTCTCGACGCGCGCGATGTTCTCGTTGTGTTCGGGCAGATCAGAGCCGATAAAGCCCCGAAGCGGCGCGAACGGTAAATTCGACGCCCCCGCCTGCAGAGCCGCGATCATCCCGAAGTGCGTGTACTCCTCGAGTTCGATTTCGGTTGGGACACCTTCCTCGGCGGCGCGTCGAAAGGCCGGGAGACTCCCGACGCCCGGATTTCCCGCCCACGAGAAGGTTACCTTGCTCGCACACCCCGCGGCGATCATCTGGTCGTAGATGAGATCGGGCGTGGCTCTCACGAGGTCGAGGTCGCACAGGCCCTGCCTGATCATCTCGTGGCCCGCGGCGAATGGGATGAGATGGGTAAATCCCGCGAGATACACCTGGTCGCCATCGGCGACGCCATCCGAGACGGCGTCTGCCATCGTCGTAACGTTCGTCATAGCTGGTCGCAAGTACGTGGAACGTGGGTCAATGTCATGATAAGGATTTCCATTGGTAAACTGAGCGAACGTACAATGCAGATAATTGAGACGAACAGGCAATCGGCTATACGAGACGGTGTCGAGTACAAGTGTGAAAAGCAACGGTCGGGGATTCATCACTGATGAAGTTCCAGCCTAGTCGCCTTCCGCGCTCGAAGTAACCACTGTAGTGTTGGTTACATTGATCAGTTGCATCAGTCGCTGAACGAGTGAGTTCAGTTCGTGAAGGTGGAGGCGAGACGGTCGATGGCAGCAACTTCAGAAGAGAAGTCGATTCAAGGGGATCAACAACACTCAACACAGGGAATGATTTCGGTAATAGCAAAATGAGTGCTAATGTTTTCCGCATTGTTTTGAGGACCCAATTCAACCAATATTGAAGAAATCGACCCCGGTGTGCTCTATGGCAGTATTTTCCAAGAGTGCGCTGAACAGTAGATTAGCGCCATTGTAAGTGGATCTCGGCTTTGGCTTCTACTTTCGATGATACCGAAGTACAGAGAAGAGAGTTGTCCCATTCACCAGGGTTCAATCCGCGGGGTTCCAGAATCACGGGAGTTTTCGGCTAGGTCTTCACGTGATGCATCCCACGCTATATGCTGTTCAACATGTCTCAAAGAAGTATCACCATCTATATAGGAGATGGAAATAATAGAACGTGGGAGAAAATTATAGACACGATGGGCTATTCCCTCAGCTATATTTTGCATAATACTCCCCTCCAGATCAGATTAGTAATAATACCAAATATAGTATATTTTTGGCAGATTAGATTCGAAACTGATGAAGACAAGAGTGGTCATATGGACAGGTAGAATAACCCAAAGGGTCACGCATCCACCCATTATAATTCACTATTATTTTTATGATTTTAGTTGTGTATGGTGGATTTAATAACCGCATCTTCCGAACATGAGCCGGTATTGTTTTGGTATAGCCAAAGTCTATCCCAGATTTGCGGAGGGGCCTAGATTTTATACTAAACTATCGGTCAAAATCGACCGCGATTGGATTGGTGAGTTTCTCGCCGTGCGAAAAGGCCTCGGGCATGAGTGGACAGAACGTTCGCCACGGTGACGAAATACGGATGAGCTCGACGAGTCGCGGTTGGTGGTATGCTGTACTATGAATCGAGTCAATCAGTAATCGAACTGGAGAAGCCTAACAGAAGTACCGTTGTTATGGTAAGGTGAAATCTGTTTTGATCGACGGAGCATCAGCGGAGAATTGCGATTGGACAAATGGTTCGGATAGCCACATCGTCGAACGGAACGTAATCTGGCGCCCACAACCGCATTACCACACACAGCGACTGAAGCGGTTCAAAGGGTTCATCTTCGCTTTCGATCATGCGGTAACGGATATCAACACTGGCATCACCGTTCCTCCAGCACTCCGACCCCACTCGACGTGATCGATACCCGCTCACTTACAAACCTGTTTCAATTCGATTCGCTCAAGAAGTGCGTACCGTGCTTCGGTACGTCCGGGCATCAATGCTACGCAGTCGAGAGCAGGTGGTACCATACGAAAAGAGTACTTGCGTCAGTTTTGTATAACACCGGTACCAGTGTTATGGTTAGGGTAGTTGTTAGGGAATACGGTTGATTTGCGCAAAGGTCCCATAGCCGTCCGTCCGCTAATCGGTAGCGGAGCGAACACAGCAGATGCGTTTACTGCTAGTAGACGGAGTCCAAGAAATAGAGATCGGAGAGTTAACTAGAGTATTTCCCAATATCTCCTTTAAAATATACGACCATCCAAATAACCAGGGTTTAGAGCGATTATTCAAAGTAATCGGTAAAAATATACCACATTCAAAAATATAAGACACCACCGTTTCACGAGATTTTTGTTTACTGTCAGTAGACGGTGAACGAGTTGACGTCAGGTAGGTGAATAGAGAATTCAACGGGTCCGATTGATACACGCATGATACGAAAAATTCGAGTCGGTTCTCGCCGCTTCGCGAGTTCCCGACTCACTTGCTAAATTTTAGTTTTAGGTTAATTTCTTCGGTAGTGGCGTCGAGTTCGTCGAGGTATTTTTCTTCGGAGTCAATATTAGAGAAGTGCGTTTCAGGGCCCGTAATACTAACTGCGCCGTAGAGATCCTCTTCCGGGGAGTACAAACCCGAACCGATGGCCCACACGCCATCGATTCGCTCGCCGCGATTGATTGCAAACCCTTGCTCCCTGATCTCGTTCAGTTCGTTGAACAGGGCCCCTCTCTCGGTAATCGTGTTCTCTGTCTTCGAATCGAGGCCTCGTTCGTCGAGAATGTCTTCGACCGTCGCGTCCTCGAGTTGAGCCAAGATGCTCTTTCCGGCAGAGCTCGTATGAAGATCGAATCGCGTTTGGCCGTGTTTGTTGTATGCAGAGCCGCTGAGGTCGTATTTGTCGTTGTACGAATAGAGGTAGACTCCGTAGTCGTACTCCTTCACTGAGAGCGTCACGAGTTCGTCTACTCGTTCTGCGAGATCCTCGATATGTGGTTTCGCTATCGAAATAAGGTCAGTGTTCTCGCGAATGTACGTTCCGTGATCGAGAAATCGAAAACTGAGACGATACTCTCCGTCCCTCGATTTCACGTACTTCTGTGCTCTGAGCGTGTTCAGGTGTTTGTAGACGGTACTCTTTTTCATCCCTAGATGAGTGGCGAGTTCCGTCACGCCAGCCCCATCGAGGTCCTGTAATGCGTTTATTATCTTTAGTAATCGAACGTCGGATTGAACCAGATCGGTGTCAGTTGGCATGAGATGGAGTAACAGTGGGATAGATATAACGTTTACTCAGAGTATACGATGAAGTCCAGCAACGAACCGGAAACGGGGTGTCACTCCGGTGATCAATTCGATCGGGGATCGAGCAATTCGATAGGATGTGGTGGTTCGGTTTCCGTGAACGCTGCAAGTTGGTCGCGACACGACGTCCCACTCGCAACGATTTGTCCCGGTGGAAGGGTCGCGTTGAGTCGATCTCCAATGTCCGTGCTGAGTTCGTAGTACTCCTGTTTGTACCCGAAACTACCCGCCATTCCACAACACTCAACCGATGTCGTCTCGACGTCGTAGCCAACTCGTTCGAGGACGGTGACCGTGTATGCCGCAAGGTCGAGTGTTCGTTGCTGGCAATGGCTGTGGTACGCGAGCGAGTGATCGGAGTCTACCCCCGCAAGCGCTTCGAGGTCCCCTCCGTTCTCGAGAAGACCGTAGACGTACTCAAGGACCTCGTAGCTGTTCTCGGCGAGGTGTTCCGCTGAACGGGCGGGGAGGAACTTTTCGTAATCGTCGCGAAACATCGCGAGGTCGCTCGGTTCGATTACGACGATATCCCGTTCGGCGTCGATGTGCTCAGCGAGTCGTTCGTAGATATCGCTCGCGCGTTCGTCTGCCGTCTCTATCATTCCCTGAGAGAGCGGCGCTCGACCGCTCTCGGGCAAAGATGGGACGCGAACGGCAACATCGAGCGCCTCCAGCACCCGAACGGTCGCTCGGCCACGTTCTGGCGCGAAATAGTTCGTATACACGTCCGGATAGAGGATCGCTGTTCGGTCGGCGTTCGACGAGTCGACGCGCGAGCCTCGTTTCTCGAACCAGTCTTGAAACGTCTCGTCGGCAAACGTCGGTAGCGCTCTCCGGTGATCGATCCCTGCTGCTCGCTCGAGGAGCGAGCGAACGGGACCGGTATTGGCCAACATGTTCGATAGCGACGGCGCGATACTGCCGAGTTTCGCCACGGTATCGATGTTACCGA is part of the Natronorubrum sediminis genome and encodes:
- a CDS encoding CoA transferase subunit A produces the protein MTNVTTMADAVSDGVADGDQVYLAGFTHLIPFAAGHEMIRQGLCDLDLVRATPDLIYDQMIAAGCASKVTFSWAGNPGVGSLPAFRRAAEEGVPTEIELEEYTHFGMIAALQAGASNLPFAPLRGFIGSDLPEHNENIARVESPFDDDYVYAVAPIEPDVTVVRAQRADENGNAHLWGIQGEQKIAALAADTVILTVEELCSEETIRSDPNRTLLTGDDVDYVVEDPYGSHPSYAQGYYGRDNEAYIEWAEIASDVDQVEAWLDEWVYDVEDRREYVEKLGASQLLELEPESDYATPVDMGRY
- a CDS encoding IclR family transcriptional regulator gives rise to the protein MPTDTDLVQSDVRLLKIINALQDLDGAGVTELATHLGMKKSTVYKHLNTLRAQKYVKSRDGEYRLSFRFLDHGTYIRENTDLISIAKPHIEDLAERVDELVTLSVKEYDYGVYLYSYNDKYDLSGSAYNKHGQTRFDLHTSSAGKSILAQLEDATVEDILDERGLDSKTENTITERGALFNELNEIREQGFAINRGERIDGVWAIGSGLYSPEEDLYGAVSITGPETHFSNIDSEEKYLDELDATTEEINLKLKFSK